A single Phragmites australis chromosome 4, lpPhrAust1.1, whole genome shotgun sequence DNA region contains:
- the LOC133916511 gene encoding nuclear transcription factor Y subunit C-2-like — translation MDNQQLSYSTGQTPATGRAPVPGVPGAADPPPVPLHHLLQQQQAQLQAFWAYQRREAERASASDFKNHQLPLARIKKIMKADEDVRMISAEAPVLFAKACELFILELTIRSWLHAEENKRRTLQRNDVAAAIARTDVFDFLVDIVPREEAKEEPGSAALGFAAAGGGAVGAGAEAGAPVAGMPYYYPPMGQPAPMMPAWHVPEWDPAWQQGAADVDQSGSFSEEGQGFAAGHGGAASFSRAPPSSELSERRS, via the coding sequence ATGGACAACCAGCAGCTGTCCTACTCCACCGGCCAAACCCCTGCCACCGGCAGAGCCCCGGTGCCCGGCGTGCCTGGCGCGGCCGACCCGCCGCCGGTGCCGCTCCACCACCtgctccagcagcagcaggcccaGCTGCAGGCGTTTTGGGCATACCAGCGGCGGGAGGCGGAGCGCGCGTCGGCTTCGGACTTCAAGAACCACCAGCTGCCGCTGGCCCGGATCAAGAAGATCATGAAGGCCGACGAGGACGTGCGCATGATCTCCGCGGAGGCGCCCGTGCTGTTCGCCAAGGCCTGCGAGCTCTTCATCCTCGAGCTCACCATCCGCTCCTGGCTGCACGCCGAGGAGAACAAGCGCCGCACCCTGCAGCGCAAcgacgtcgccgccgccatcgcacGCACCGACGTCTTCGACTTCCTCGTCGACATCGTGCCTCGcgaggaggccaaggaggagccCGGCAGCGCCGCCCTCGGGTTCGCCGCGGCCGGGGGTGGCGCCGTTGGGGCTGGCGCGGAGGCCGGGGCGCCCGTGGCCGGGATGCCGTACTACTATCCGCCAATGGGGCAGCCGGCGCCGATGATGCCGGCATGGCATGTTCCCGAGTGGGACCCAGCATGGCAGCAAGGCGCGGCGGATGTCGATCAGAGCGGCAGCTTCAGCGAGGAAGGACAGGGTTTTGCAGCAGGCCATGGCGGTGCAGCTAGCTTCTCTCGTGCACCTCCGAGCTCCGAGCTGAGTGAGCGGCGCTCCTAG
- the LOC133916512 gene encoding protein disulfide-isomerase LQY1, chloroplastic-like produces MATSASPLTTLHSSVRSSTPSSPYMAALPRRRRPGARYPRIQAELDQNTIVAISVGVVSIAVGIGVPVFYETQIDNAAKRDNTQPCFPCSGSGAQVCRFCSGKGNVTVVIGGGETEVSQCVNCEGIGSLTCTTCQGTGIQPRYLDRREFKDDD; encoded by the exons ATGGCCACCTCCGCCTCGCCGCTCACCACGCTCCATTCCTCCGTCCGCTCCTCCACTCCTTCCTCGCCCTACATGGCGGCGCTGCCCCGGCGGCGAAGGCCCGGGGCGCGGTACCCTCGCATCCAGGCCGAGCTCGACCAGAACACG ATCGTGGCCATATCGGTCGGCGTCGTCAGTATCGCCGTCGGGATAGGCGTCCCGGTGTTCTACGAGACGCAAATCGACAATGCT GCAAAGAGGGACAACACACAGCCGTGCTTCCCCTGCAGCGGCTCCGGCGCGC AGGTATGCAGATTTTGCAGCGGAAAGGGCAATGTTACTGTTGTGATTGGTGGAGGCGAGACTGAAGTATCACAGTGTGTCAACTGTGAGGGTATCGGCTCCTTGACATGCACCACATGCCAGGGCACTGGAATTCAACCACGTTATCTTGATCGCAG GGAGTTCAAGGATGACGATTGA